A region from the Methylocella sp. genome encodes:
- a CDS encoding multicopper oxidase domain-containing protein, producing MAEPAPVVCPPQPSTYASLPSVTARGNLTVPLSLGAGTGAFKNPTLCFVSNALPAAPVIRVFRGNTLTVKLTNTLINSGPNPKQNCTIQNYPGGPPIQGLPCDEPESSDLALPGPNGAFYPIQANLQHAADGSTNLHTHGFSDVSPEPCHDEVIRSVVYAANWPGRPPLLPCQSAPNELTYSYDIPPDHPAGLYFYHTHRHGQVFPQTMMGAAGAIVIESEQDNVRAALGVSDDVMIIHDMPASFITSSAPALPYRAVLAQLHARERAPTAAAGPTIDPRIDRDNEITCKPTDPDTGGGAPFARLLLNGAVVQETPAFPPPDDQVLVKTMKPGERQIWRIVNASATSYVSPQLVLSINGKTQVLPLVITALDGVPVHDDNGRAYFDIVDTTKHPLLLATANRVEILVHAPPPGAALYLDSLQVAPGCAGNTQPHRRLLRVVSTKAKGGAAQDATASASADGAAKIDIASAQNDADLLPREMETQYTHILDAPPSVRRVFAFTEYPHTFTVKKSKWIIGPPTNPNPAIIDFYLTMIDSSDDQGYPVALKPFDPHVQPPDVVVHLGGKESVTEDWLLQNYTLEVHNFHIHQMHFRDITAGDTIGDRAPLLDTVNIPAATRAPSADGSVDVPMTPGFTRLRLKFTRSMIGEFVFHCHFLNHEDTGMMKKVRVVAY from the coding sequence TTGGCTGAGCCGGCGCCAGTGGTCTGCCCGCCACAGCCATCCACCTATGCCAGCCTTCCCAGCGTCACCGCACGCGGCAATCTGACCGTGCCCCTCAGCCTTGGCGCCGGCACGGGCGCTTTTAAAAACCCCACTCTTTGTTTCGTGTCCAACGCCCTTCCAGCGGCGCCGGTCATTCGCGTGTTTCGCGGCAACACGCTGACGGTTAAATTGACCAACACCTTGATCAACAGTGGGCCAAACCCCAAGCAAAACTGCACAATCCAAAACTATCCCGGCGGGCCGCCTATACAAGGCCTCCCGTGCGACGAGCCAGAGTCGTCAGACCTGGCTTTGCCAGGCCCCAACGGAGCCTTCTACCCCATCCAGGCGAATCTCCAGCACGCGGCGGACGGAAGCACCAATCTGCATACGCATGGATTCAGCGACGTGTCGCCCGAACCATGCCACGACGAAGTGATTCGGAGCGTCGTCTACGCCGCGAACTGGCCGGGCCGCCCACCGTTGTTGCCATGCCAGTCAGCGCCGAACGAACTCACGTACAGCTACGATATCCCGCCCGATCATCCTGCCGGGCTCTACTTCTATCACACGCATCGCCACGGGCAGGTGTTCCCTCAGACAATGATGGGGGCCGCCGGCGCCATCGTCATCGAGAGTGAGCAGGACAACGTAAGGGCCGCCCTCGGCGTCAGCGATGACGTCATGATCATTCACGATATGCCAGCCAGCTTTATCACGTCGTCAGCCCCCGCGCTTCCCTATCGGGCCGTCCTCGCTCAACTGCATGCGCGCGAGCGTGCGCCGACCGCGGCGGCAGGCCCGACGATCGATCCCAGAATCGATCGCGACAACGAGATAACGTGCAAGCCAACTGACCCCGACACTGGCGGCGGAGCGCCATTCGCGCGGCTGCTGTTGAATGGCGCTGTGGTGCAGGAGACGCCAGCGTTCCCGCCACCCGACGACCAGGTCCTGGTCAAGACGATGAAGCCAGGCGAACGCCAGATCTGGCGGATCGTTAACGCTTCCGCCACGTCCTATGTCAGCCCGCAGCTTGTCCTTTCGATCAACGGCAAGACCCAGGTGCTGCCCCTGGTCATTACCGCTTTGGACGGCGTGCCGGTTCATGACGACAATGGCCGCGCCTATTTCGATATCGTCGACACCACGAAGCATCCGCTTCTGTTGGCCACGGCCAATCGGGTCGAAATTCTGGTGCATGCTCCGCCGCCGGGCGCGGCCCTCTACCTCGATAGCCTCCAGGTGGCTCCAGGATGCGCCGGCAACACTCAGCCACACCGCCGTCTGCTGCGGGTCGTCTCGACCAAGGCGAAAGGCGGCGCGGCGCAGGACGCGACCGCGTCCGCGTCCGCCGATGGCGCGGCGAAGATCGACATCGCGTCCGCGCAAAACGACGCCGACCTCCTGCCCCGGGAGATGGAGACGCAATACACGCACATTCTCGACGCGCCGCCAAGCGTGCGCCGCGTGTTCGCCTTCACGGAGTATCCGCACACGTTCACTGTGAAAAAGTCAAAATGGATCATTGGCCCCCCCACGAACCCCAACCCAGCCATCATCGATTTCTATCTGACTATGATTGACTCGTCGGACGACCAGGGATACCCGGTTGCGCTTAAACCGTTCGATCCACACGTTCAGCCGCCCGATGTCGTGGTTCATCTCGGGGGGAAAGAAAGCGTCACGGAAGACTGGCTCCTTCAGAACTATACGTTGGAAGTGCATAACTTCCACATCCACCAAATGCATTTCCGTGACATAACCGCCGGGGACACGATTGGCGATCGTGCGCCACTTCTCGATACCGTGAATATCCCTGCCGCGACCAGGGCGCCTTCGGCCGATGGTAGCGTTGACGTTCCCATGACCCCCGGATTTACTCGCCTGCGTCTGAAATTCACCCGCAGCATGATTGGCGAGTTCGTGTTCCATTGCCACTTCCTCAACCACGAGGACACGGGCATGATGAAGAAGGTTCGGGTGGTGGCCTATTAG
- a CDS encoding methyltransferase domain-containing protein yields the protein MEARAETIVLDIGAAEVNGSYREVFEKPPYRYIGADMAAGPGIEIVLTDPYRIPLADGSVDIVISGQTLEHSEFFWRAFEEMVRVLRPEDFIFLILPSAGPIHRYPVDCYRFYPDAYHALAKHAGCVLLQSWLDERGPWRDLVGVFRRADAPPFESSGRPILPSQDWDGALGTAEEETLKGAVSYIEVLNRLHNELAPANYLEIGVRQGSSLSLARCPAIGVDPALALDHELPPTTRIVPLASDDFFIKHSGAISPDLCFIDGMHLFEYTLRDFMNIERCAAPGALVVIDDIFPNHPAQGQRERRTRAWTGDVWRLVETLRNHRPDLFLLPLDVAPAGILLIAGLNQANRVLWDAYNPIVREGREHSGPPQSVLQRQGAVDPAGEEVHRVIKAMKEARSESSPPHEIVARLRHAWNHVKAPMRAERTGTPKVSVVVVGYNMARELPRTIRSLSPAMQRDIDPQDYEVILVDNGSTQPFDETELRSLMTDLIVHRVQNATVSPVPAINFGLSLARGDLVGVCIDGARMASPGLLANALAASRIHDRPVIGTLAFHLGAEVQMESIKRGYNQAVEDELLAASGWDADGYRLFTISAFAGSSAGGWFELPAESNAFFLRAEHWRTLGGWDEGFVTPGGGLVNLDMWSRACSDPQGALIMLLGEATFHQVHGGVATNNLEPPQALFHEEYARLRGRGYERPTRRPLYFGALPDTMKPSLKFSLDRL from the coding sequence TTGGAAGCGAGAGCCGAAACAATCGTGTTGGACATCGGCGCCGCCGAGGTCAACGGCAGCTACCGCGAGGTTTTCGAAAAGCCGCCCTATCGGTACATCGGAGCCGATATGGCAGCGGGGCCGGGCATCGAGATAGTACTCACTGATCCCTACCGAATTCCGCTGGCCGATGGTTCAGTCGATATTGTTATTTCCGGCCAGACTCTCGAGCACAGCGAATTCTTTTGGCGAGCCTTCGAGGAGATGGTGAGGGTTCTGCGGCCGGAGGATTTCATCTTCCTGATCCTACCATCGGCCGGTCCGATCCATCGCTATCCAGTGGATTGCTACCGATTTTACCCCGACGCTTACCACGCTCTAGCAAAGCATGCCGGCTGCGTCCTCCTGCAGAGCTGGCTCGACGAGCGAGGGCCGTGGCGAGATCTAGTGGGAGTGTTTCGTAGAGCCGACGCGCCGCCGTTTGAGTCCTCAGGGCGGCCTATTCTACCCTCGCAGGATTGGGATGGTGCGCTGGGCACAGCAGAAGAAGAGACGCTTAAGGGCGCAGTTTCATATATCGAGGTTCTGAATCGTCTCCATAACGAACTTGCGCCAGCCAATTACCTCGAGATTGGAGTCCGGCAAGGGTCGAGTCTCAGCCTAGCGCGCTGTCCAGCTATAGGCGTCGACCCCGCCCTCGCACTAGACCATGAATTACCTCCGACAACTCGCATCGTGCCGCTCGCAAGCGACGATTTTTTCATCAAGCATTCAGGCGCGATTTCTCCAGACCTTTGCTTTATCGATGGGATGCATTTGTTCGAGTATACGCTTCGTGATTTCATGAATATCGAGCGGTGCGCGGCTCCCGGCGCACTGGTCGTAATTGACGACATCTTTCCCAACCATCCCGCACAGGGACAAAGAGAACGCCGAACACGCGCCTGGACTGGAGACGTTTGGCGGCTCGTCGAGACGTTGCGCAATCATCGCCCCGATCTCTTTCTGTTGCCGCTTGACGTCGCCCCAGCAGGGATCCTCTTAATTGCGGGGCTCAACCAAGCAAACCGGGTTCTGTGGGACGCCTATAATCCGATAGTGCGGGAAGGCCGCGAGCATTCCGGGCCGCCTCAGAGCGTTTTGCAGCGTCAAGGCGCGGTGGATCCGGCCGGCGAGGAAGTTCACCGCGTCATCAAGGCCATGAAGGAGGCGCGATCCGAGAGCTCCCCGCCGCACGAGATCGTGGCCCGCCTACGGCACGCTTGGAACCACGTGAAGGCGCCCATGCGGGCCGAGCGAACCGGGACGCCCAAGGTATCGGTCGTTGTCGTTGGTTACAATATGGCGCGAGAGCTGCCTCGCACCATTCGATCACTTTCACCTGCCATGCAGCGCGACATAGATCCCCAAGACTACGAAGTCATTCTTGTCGATAATGGCTCGACACAGCCTTTTGATGAAACCGAATTGCGCAGTCTTATGACGGATCTCATTGTGCACCGAGTCCAGAACGCTACAGTTTCACCCGTGCCAGCGATCAATTTCGGGCTCAGTTTGGCTCGTGGCGATCTCGTCGGCGTGTGCATTGATGGTGCGCGCATGGCGTCGCCAGGACTGCTAGCAAATGCCCTTGCCGCCTCGCGGATTCACGACCGCCCGGTAATTGGAACCCTCGCATTCCATCTCGGCGCAGAAGTGCAGATGGAAAGCATTAAACGCGGCTACAACCAGGCGGTAGAGGACGAATTGCTCGCCGCCAGCGGATGGGACGCGGACGGATATCGTCTTTTCACGATTTCGGCGTTCGCCGGTTCGTCGGCTGGCGGTTGGTTTGAGTTGCCCGCCGAAAGCAATGCGTTCTTCTTGCGAGCCGAGCATTGGCGCACTCTCGGTGGCTGGGATGAGGGCTTTGTGACGCCAGGAGGTGGCCTGGTTAATCTCGATATGTGGTCGCGAGCCTGCTCTGACCCTCAGGGTGCACTCATCATGCTATTGGGCGAGGCCACGTTCCATCAAGTCCATGGCGGCGTGGCAACTAACAATCTCGAGCCGCCCCAGGCGTTGTTTCACGAGGAATACGCGCGTCTGCGCGGCCGCGGCTACGAGCGACCAACCCGACGTCCTCTCTATTTCGGAGCGCTGCCCGATACGATGAAACCAAGCCTGAAATTCTCCCTTGATCGACTTTAA
- a CDS encoding SOS response-associated peptidase family protein, whose translation MTNWFALDESRPLFAFAGIWRLWTGERKGETREHRLFSFLTTESNDVVRPIHAKAMPVLLTTPEEWDTWLEGSLDDAIALQRPLAHEKLKIVATGQKTDDPGEWSFPIASA comes from the coding sequence GTGACGAACTGGTTCGCGCTCGATGAAAGCCGGCCGCTGTTCGCCTTCGCGGGGATCTGGCGGCTATGGACCGGCGAGCGGAAGGGCGAGACCCGCGAACATCGCCTGTTCTCTTTTCTGACGACAGAGTCGAACGACGTGGTGCGCCCAATTCACGCCAAGGCCATGCCGGTGCTGCTCACGACGCCCGAGGAATGGGATACGTGGCTCGAGGGATCGCTCGACGACGCAATTGCCCTTCAACGGCCGCTGGCGCACGAAAAGCTGAAGATTGTGGCGACTGGACAGAAAACGGACGATCCAGGAGAGTGGTCCTTCCCTATCGCCTCGGCTTAG
- a CDS encoding efflux RND transporter permease subunit — translation MSVFAAAERHARSIIFIAVALAAAGIVLALGLPVGLFPQVSFPRVVVSLDAGDRPADQTQVLVTRPVEEAIRGVPGVLNVRSQSTRGSSQISVDFGWGRDMAVATLNVDAAVARVLPGLPAGARYDARRMDPTVFPIISYALLSETLSPVALRDLAQYRIVPLLSAISGLSRVGVQGGAAQEIEVETDPNKLAVYGLSFTDVTTALAAANVLQAVGKIEDHDKLYLVVSDHTLATLATIRDVVVRSDPTGVVRLRDIATIRDGVVPQWLRVVEDGRPAVLFNVYEQPDGNAVQIAADVKTALAGFSLPAGVTMKNWYDQSELVVQSATSVRDAVVIGLSLAGLVLWLFLRSLRLMSMALIAVAATLAITILLLSMLRLSFNIMTLGGIAAAVGLLIDDVIVMVEHIAHRAAPQPDAELGALTGKSAVMAAAAEFMTPLSGSSLATFIVFIPLSFLSGVTGAFSKALSITMGCALVVSYLMTAFVVPVLARSMVNFATLRPVTPGEHRGLYAKAHTAILDLFLRHRFVPIALLIPVVGLGAYAALHVATGFMPPVDEGGFVMDYYTKPGTSLTETEREIAQVEDIVKSMPEVDTFSRRLGTGIGGDLGQSYHGDFFVRLKPDHMRPTPNVMAAVTAEAAAKVPGVEIETAQLIEDLIGDLTAVPQPIEIKLTGAAPAVLNATAVNVASAIKGLDAVTGVKNGVNLAGDALNVTVDPVKVALEGASGDLVTQAVATAQTGAIATQYVNGEVRVGIRVIAPGAQHYTVTDLSQISIRAPDGHMFPLERVATITAISGQPQIGTENLQPMVAVTGRIEGRGLGAAISDVKTVLARPGLLPVGVTYTLGGLYQQQQIAFNGLAKVFVAALAAELVLLLFLYERFSLALIVIGCSLLSTAAVFTGLWLTGVDLNITALMGMTMVIGIGTEMAIFYVSEYAELANTLTPIQALREASRNRLRPITMTTIAALLTLAPLALSIGQGSAIQQPLAIAIISGLMLQFPLVLLVMPALMTFSLERTA, via the coding sequence ATGAGCGTCTTTGCGGCCGCCGAGCGCCACGCGCGCTCCATTATCTTCATTGCGGTCGCGCTGGCGGCCGCGGGCATAGTCCTCGCGCTTGGCCTGCCGGTCGGCCTGTTCCCGCAGGTGTCTTTTCCCCGCGTCGTGGTCTCACTCGACGCCGGCGATCGGCCGGCCGACCAGACACAGGTGCTCGTTACGCGGCCTGTGGAGGAGGCAATCCGCGGCGTGCCCGGAGTGCTCAACGTTCGCTCGCAGTCGACTCGCGGGTCCTCGCAGATCTCTGTCGACTTCGGCTGGGGCCGCGATATGGCGGTGGCGACGCTGAACGTTGATGCCGCCGTCGCCCGCGTTCTCCCTGGCCTTCCAGCGGGCGCACGTTACGATGCGCGCCGGATGGATCCGACCGTTTTTCCGATCATCTCCTATGCACTCCTGTCTGAAACTTTGTCACCCGTCGCGCTTCGCGACCTCGCACAATACCGCATCGTCCCTCTGCTCTCTGCTATCTCCGGTCTCTCACGGGTCGGCGTCCAGGGCGGCGCCGCTCAAGAAATCGAGGTCGAGACCGATCCGAATAAACTCGCGGTCTACGGCCTCAGCTTCACCGACGTCACGACCGCGCTCGCCGCCGCAAACGTGTTGCAGGCGGTCGGCAAGATCGAGGACCACGACAAGCTTTACCTCGTGGTCTCCGACCACACGCTGGCGACCCTCGCGACGATCCGCGATGTCGTTGTACGTAGTGATCCGACGGGCGTCGTTCGTCTCCGCGACATCGCGACGATCCGGGACGGCGTCGTACCGCAATGGCTGCGCGTGGTCGAGGACGGACGACCAGCCGTGCTCTTCAACGTCTATGAACAGCCCGATGGCAACGCGGTGCAAATCGCCGCAGACGTCAAGACAGCGCTCGCTGGCTTTAGCCTGCCAGCCGGCGTGACCATGAAGAACTGGTACGATCAGAGCGAGCTCGTGGTCCAATCGGCGACGAGCGTGCGCGACGCGGTCGTCATTGGCCTCTCGCTAGCCGGTTTGGTCCTCTGGTTGTTCTTGCGTAGCCTGCGCTTAATGTCGATGGCGCTGATTGCAGTGGCGGCGACGCTCGCCATCACCATCTTGCTGCTTTCGATGCTAAGGCTCAGCTTCAACATCATGACTCTCGGCGGCATCGCCGCCGCCGTCGGTCTTCTAATCGACGACGTGATCGTGATGGTCGAGCATATCGCCCACCGCGCAGCGCCGCAACCGGACGCCGAGCTCGGCGCGCTAACCGGTAAGAGCGCAGTGATGGCGGCTGCGGCCGAGTTCATGACGCCGCTCAGCGGGTCGAGCCTCGCGACCTTTATCGTTTTCATTCCGCTGAGTTTCCTCAGCGGCGTTACCGGCGCTTTTTCGAAGGCTTTATCGATCACTATGGGCTGCGCTCTTGTCGTCTCATATCTAATGACCGCTTTCGTAGTTCCCGTGCTTGCGCGCTCGATGGTTAACTTCGCGACTCTGAGGCCTGTGACGCCAGGCGAGCATCGCGGCCTTTACGCCAAGGCGCATACGGCGATCCTCGACCTCTTTCTGCGGCACCGATTCGTGCCGATTGCGCTGCTAATCCCGGTGGTCGGACTCGGCGCCTATGCGGCGCTTCACGTCGCGACTGGTTTCATGCCGCCGGTCGACGAAGGTGGCTTCGTAATGGACTATTACACTAAGCCGGGCACCTCGCTGACCGAAACAGAGCGTGAGATCGCTCAAGTCGAGGACATCGTCAAAAGCATGCCGGAGGTTGACACATTTTCGCGACGGCTCGGCACAGGGATCGGCGGCGACCTCGGCCAATCATACCACGGCGACTTCTTCGTCCGTCTGAAGCCGGACCATATGCGACCGACGCCGAACGTCATGGCTGCGGTTACTGCCGAAGCGGCCGCCAAGGTCCCGGGCGTCGAGATCGAGACGGCGCAGCTCATAGAGGATCTGATCGGCGACCTGACCGCAGTACCGCAACCGATCGAGATCAAGCTGACTGGCGCCGCGCCCGCGGTGTTGAACGCGACCGCCGTCAACGTGGCCTCGGCGATCAAGGGGCTCGACGCGGTGACCGGCGTCAAAAATGGGGTAAATCTCGCGGGCGACGCGCTTAACGTCACGGTCGATCCAGTGAAAGTGGCTCTTGAAGGCGCCAGCGGCGACCTCGTCACCCAGGCTGTCGCGACCGCGCAGACTGGCGCGATCGCAACACAATACGTCAATGGAGAGGTGCGGGTCGGCATACGTGTCATTGCGCCCGGCGCGCAACACTACACAGTGACTGACCTCAGTCAGATCTCAATCCGGGCACCAGATGGCCACATGTTCCCCCTGGAGCGCGTCGCGACGATCACGGCGATTAGCGGTCAGCCGCAGATCGGCACGGAGAATCTTCAGCCGATGGTCGCCGTCACCGGCCGCATCGAAGGGCGTGGGCTCGGGGCCGCCATCTCCGACGTGAAGACCGTGCTCGCTAGGCCGGGTCTTCTGCCAGTCGGCGTCACTTATACGCTGGGCGGCCTTTATCAGCAGCAGCAGATAGCGTTCAACGGTCTCGCCAAGGTCTTCGTCGCCGCGCTGGCAGCGGAGCTGGTGCTACTGCTCTTCCTTTACGAAAGATTCTCCCTCGCGTTGATCGTGATCGGCTGCTCGCTTCTCTCGACAGCGGCGGTCTTCACCGGCCTCTGGCTGACCGGCGTCGATCTCAACATCACCGCGCTGATGGGCATGACGATGGTGATCGGCATCGGCACAGAAATGGCGATCTTCTACGTATCGGAATATGCCGAGCTGGCAAATACGCTGACGCCGATCCAAGCTTTACGCGAGGCGAGCCGCAATCGGCTCCGGCCGATTACCATGACGACCATCGCCGCCCTATTGACGTTAGCTCCGCTCGCCTTGTCTATAGGTCAAGGGTCAGCCATTCAGCAGCCGCTCGCCATTGCCATCATCTCCGGGCTTATGCTGCAATTCCCGCTTGTTCTCCTGGTCATGCCCGCTCTTATGACGTTTTCTCTTGAGAGGACCGCCTGA
- a CDS encoding efflux RND transporter periplasmic adaptor subunit has protein sequence MKSVVIALLGLLALSRAIQAAEESSVLIITMTPQRGSLPDIVIGYGTAGPALDSSMTISLQIQGRVTRFFVTPGEAVQARQPLLDFAVSQSTLGNYQQAQTALSIARINSARLQQLVQQQLATKDQLTQADKAVADAQTNLDTLTRSGANKPNFAIEAPFEGIVSAISIAQGDTVAQGAPMMTLMRADGLVVSVGIEPAQRLRLKLGDPVRLEPLTSGGEPSDGTVARINGLLNPRTHLVDAEISSGGKLLPGAAFRASITVGHFEGFVVPRDAVLTDAQGEAVYQVAAAKARRVGVTVVGSNARQSVVTGAINPTLPIVVEGNYQLSDGIAVREAPSEESPATAVPATP, from the coding sequence ATGAAATCCGTCGTTATTGCCCTGCTTGGGTTACTTGCTCTCTCGCGCGCTATCCAGGCTGCCGAAGAATCCAGCGTTCTCATCATAACCATGACTCCCCAACGCGGCAGCCTTCCAGACATCGTGATCGGCTACGGCACCGCAGGGCCGGCGCTCGACAGCAGCATGACGATCAGCTTGCAGATCCAAGGGCGCGTTACGCGCTTCTTTGTGACTCCCGGCGAGGCCGTTCAGGCTCGGCAGCCGCTGCTCGACTTCGCAGTATCGCAGTCCACGCTCGGCAACTACCAACAGGCGCAGACTGCGCTTTCGATCGCCCGGATTAACAGCGCCCGCCTGCAGCAGCTCGTCCAGCAGCAGCTCGCCACGAAGGACCAGCTGACCCAAGCGGATAAGGCGGTCGCGGATGCGCAGACGAACCTAGACACGCTAACGCGATCCGGCGCCAACAAGCCGAATTTCGCCATCGAAGCGCCGTTTGAGGGCATCGTGTCGGCGATTTCGATTGCGCAGGGCGATACCGTCGCTCAGGGTGCGCCGATGATGACGCTAATGCGCGCCGACGGTCTCGTCGTGAGCGTAGGCATCGAACCGGCGCAGCGGCTCCGTCTGAAATTGGGTGATCCGGTCCGCCTTGAGCCGCTGACAAGCGGTGGCGAACCCTCCGATGGCACGGTCGCGCGCATTAACGGGCTACTCAATCCCAGGACGCACCTCGTCGATGCCGAGATCTCAAGCGGGGGTAAGCTCTTGCCGGGCGCCGCGTTCCGAGCATCGATCACGGTCGGGCACTTCGAAGGGTTCGTCGTGCCACGCGACGCCGTGCTGACCGACGCGCAGGGCGAGGCAGTCTACCAGGTTGCGGCCGCGAAGGCGCGCAGAGTCGGTGTTACAGTTGTCGGGAGTAACGCCCGTCAAAGCGTTGTGACGGGCGCGATCAATCCTACGTTGCCGATCGTCGTCGAGGGCAACTACCAGTTGTCAGACGGGATTGCTGTCCGCGAGGCGCCGAGCGAAGAGTCTCCGGCTACCGCCGTCCCCGCGACGCCATGA
- a CDS encoding TolC family protein produces MTSGLRSQRALAIALGLAATGCAKYERLPLDTSADLVSRSDNLVGGVGGRVSLRMLDQLVVANNPDLRAARAQLGAADAQVLIAGILPNPQLQAAYPFLISGPGTVDSYSAGFVQDLKSILIYRTKGEVASAAKQNVSATLLWQEWQTIGKARLLYVDIVSGDRLLTFIAKTRKLFKERFDLTSKAITEGNATVATLSPDLVAVGDIQKTYDDLSRLQLSRRHQLAALLGLTPDAPFALSPTIGMPRIDVARIRAELGSIADRRPDLIALQFGYRSEDAKLRQAILSQFPAISVGLFAGQDTSGILAIGPQINTELPIFDRNQGGVALETATREQLRREFTARVTAATEEVEALLSEQALVGRQLMDLEPRLRQARAIAERTEIAFRQGIFDERAYVDIESARLAREQERITLLQAQLEGQVALATLVGAGFPFVTLSPEEPPADPLGLFHEVAR; encoded by the coding sequence ATGACGTCCGGATTGCGCTCGCAGAGAGCACTGGCAATCGCTCTGGGGCTCGCCGCGACGGGGTGTGCAAAGTACGAGCGGCTTCCGCTCGACACCTCGGCCGATCTTGTATCGCGATCCGACAACCTTGTTGGCGGCGTCGGCGGCCGCGTGAGCCTGCGGATGCTCGACCAGCTGGTTGTCGCGAACAATCCGGACCTTCGCGCCGCGCGGGCCCAGCTGGGCGCGGCTGACGCGCAGGTGCTGATTGCCGGCATCCTCCCAAACCCGCAGTTGCAGGCGGCCTATCCGTTCCTGATTTCCGGCCCAGGCACCGTCGATTCCTATAGTGCGGGCTTCGTCCAGGACCTAAAATCGATTCTGATCTATCGCACTAAAGGGGAGGTCGCGAGCGCCGCCAAACAGAACGTAAGCGCCACGCTGCTCTGGCAGGAATGGCAGACCATCGGCAAGGCCCGGCTGCTCTATGTCGACATCGTTTCTGGAGATCGTCTGCTGACCTTCATCGCGAAGACGCGCAAGCTCTTCAAGGAACGTTTTGATCTGACGAGCAAGGCGATCACAGAGGGTAATGCGACCGTGGCGACGCTCTCTCCAGACCTTGTCGCGGTGGGTGACATCCAGAAGACCTACGACGACTTGTCCCGCCTTCAATTGAGTCGGCGGCACCAGCTGGCGGCGCTCCTCGGGCTCACGCCTGATGCCCCGTTCGCTCTGTCCCCCACGATCGGCATGCCGCGGATCGACGTAGCCCGTATCCGGGCCGAGCTTGGATCGATTGCAGATCGGCGCCCGGACCTCATCGCCCTACAGTTCGGGTATCGCTCCGAGGATGCCAAGCTACGCCAGGCAATCCTGTCGCAATTCCCGGCAATTTCCGTCGGCCTCTTCGCGGGGCAGGATACGAGCGGCATTCTGGCGATCGGTCCGCAGATCAACACCGAATTGCCGATCTTCGACCGGAACCAGGGCGGCGTGGCGCTCGAGACGGCAACGCGCGAGCAACTCCGCCGCGAGTTCACCGCGCGCGTCACGGCGGCCACCGAAGAGGTCGAAGCGCTTCTATCTGAACAGGCGTTGGTGGGGCGTCAGCTCATGGATCTTGAGCCGCGGCTGCGTCAAGCGCGGGCTATCGCCGAGCGCACAGAAATCGCCTTCAGGCAGGGCATTTTCGACGAGCGGGCCTATGTCGACATCGAGTCCGCGCGCCTCGCGCGCGAGCAGGAGAGGATCACGCTCCTCCAGGCGCAACTCGAGGGGCAGGTCGCCCTTGCCACGCTCGTCGGGGCCGGGTTTCCCTTCGTTACGCTATCTCCCGAGGAACCGCCTGCCGATCCCCTCGGCCTCTTCCACGAGGTCGCTCGATGA
- a CDS encoding response regulator, producing MRVLLVEDDAMIGRGLIPALARAGMTVDWVRTGSQARVAAMGGEHAIILLDIGLPDGSGLDLLSEIRGEGISIPVLLITARDALGDRVKGLDLGADDYLIKPFDVAELLARIRAVTRRRSGNTQSRLEAAAMSLDLATRELTYGGECRLLPPREFALMHALMERPGTILSKAQIEDRLYGWDTSAESNAVDVLIHAIRRKFDKDVIRNVRGAG from the coding sequence ATGCGTGTCTTGCTTGTTGAAGACGATGCAATGATCGGTAGGGGATTGATCCCCGCCTTGGCGAGAGCTGGGATGACCGTGGATTGGGTGCGCACGGGGTCGCAGGCGAGGGTGGCGGCGATGGGCGGGGAGCATGCGATCATCCTGCTTGACATCGGATTGCCTGACGGCTCCGGTCTCGACCTGCTATCCGAAATCCGAGGGGAAGGCATCTCCATACCGGTGTTGCTCATCACAGCGCGTGACGCTCTTGGCGATCGCGTGAAAGGGCTTGACCTTGGCGCGGACGATTACCTCATCAAGCCCTTTGATGTGGCGGAATTGCTGGCGCGCATCCGCGCGGTGACTCGGCGTCGATCCGGCAATACGCAGTCCCGCCTCGAGGCGGCAGCAATGAGCCTGGATCTCGCGACCCGCGAACTGACCTACGGCGGAGAATGCCGGCTCTTGCCGCCGCGCGAGTTCGCCTTGATGCATGCGCTGATGGAGAGACCTGGTACGATCCTGTCCAAGGCGCAGATCGAGGATCGACTCTATGGCTGGGATACAAGCGCCGAGAGCAATGCTGTGGACGTGCTGATCCACGCCATCCGGCGCAAGTTCGATAAGGACGTCATCCGCAACGTGAGAGGCGCTGGGTGA